AATTGAAAACGGAGTACGTTAATACGAATCGTGAaggagaaattcgaaaaattgtgcCAAAAGTGTATCGAGCAGGATGATGTTTCGTCGTAAACATCTATACAAGGAAACATGGgcgcaaaattattttacgtagACAGAATCTTCTAAACagcaagaacaaaattttccatcAATATCCTTCAACGGATAAACGTACAATTGTACGCAACAGTCTCCCTTCGCGATATTTCCAAACTTTTGGCCGATAGTGTATGCACAtctggagaaaagaaaaaatccatttaataatttactcgttcgaattaatttctctcAATTTTCAAGCACACTTCCGCCTCTAAAATATATATCTTAGCCGTTCTCGGGGCAAATATGCACGGTGCGGTTGGAGTTTTTTCTATttccattattattttcttaccgGAGAGAATCGTGTTAACCGAATAAGAACACAAATGGTCAAATGGGCCACGCTATCTTTCGCATTAGTGCAGAAAATGCAACTCCGGTGTACTTACCGGGTTTACCCATTTATTCGGACGGTAGCGTATAGGTTATAATTTCCACATTTCCGTGGAACCTTAATGCCTTCCTTAACGAGTCGTCCATTTCTGACTAAAACGCGTAAGTACGTACAGACCGGTCTCAAATTCGCgtaatattacatttttcgCCCGACTAATGAATCCTCGAACATAAAGGGACCAACGTTCGCCCGAGTGTCCGAAGGTTACGTTACACACAGAGAAGCGGACGCATTTCCAACAACGAGTTCTTCCAAGTTATTACGTCTTTGACGTCAAGTACGTACTCGTGGTACGTGTTCTCGCACGCTATTTCGATTTCAAGTTTCATAATGCTGAAACGGCATTGTCGGCGCCGTTTTTACCTCAACCTTTACCTTCTCCCTCGTTCGCGCCCACCTCTGCAACCGGCTCTCCTTTTTCCACCGACTCTCGCTTGTCAACTCGTACGAGCGTATCTTTCTCCCACTCTGAtagaaagtagaacttcgcaaCGGATGCAAACGGTTGAACCACTTACCTCTCCGAGATTTCATATTTTTTGCAGAGCCCTCGGTGCACGCTCGCACcgagaatataatttttcctGGTTACCCGTTTGCGCGCTGCCAATTTTACGTACACCGGACTGTCCGCGAGATCTCCCGCCGACTGAAATTTACCTAATTTCCGTACATTAAAAACCCGAACGTGCGTTGCTTGTTAATCAAACCGGTCGAACGTAGCCACTTGACGTTGCTCGAGATTGGAAATATTAATGGAGCGCGGAgaattttcctattttttttttttttttttcattttttatttatttgttcagCTATTAGCTATCACTGTTCGCGTACCATCGTTGGTGCAAATTTAGCGAATAGATAATCTCGCGCGATCAATATACGTACAGTATCGATACACTGTCTATTACGTCGTACGGAAAGttattacattttctttttgtgaaaacgaaacacgatttttttagagtatatcaacattttatcgaattatgtattctccattttggaaaacgaaatcacattccgaacaaccaaTATTAAATTCCAAGATGTGTTAAATCTTGCATCGTTTAAATTAATCGATATTACTATGTTGGTTTTCCTTTTGATTACagatggaatatttttcttctctctagGTAGTATTTCAGGGTAGTTTGTTTTACACTCTTTTTTATCACGGCCTTCGTTGTCGGTATTCTATTACAATTAGTACAGTAGGGAAGCTCGTCTTTTGTTATTAGGTGAAGGTGAATCAATCTGGCACGTGATTATCCAATCGAGCGATTAAGATTTATTCTTTTACGAGCGGAATATACGCTAGgttgtttgaaaatataatttatctcGCGTTACGAAGACCTCAACGTTCGATTTGTGATCGAACTCTCGATCTCGCGTTTCCAAAATAGACTTTCTATCGGACGTTTCCATTATTATCCATTGTGCACGataccaaattttcgaaatttaatttacgaTCGTTTTTATTGCGTACATTTTTAACTCGAAAGCAACGATGAACGAGATACGGCACATTCGGTGCCGTTAGCTCGCAGTTCCTCCCCTCGGCAAGAAATTTGCGATGTCGCGTAGATTATATCGACCATTTTATGGTCATTTGTGCTCATCAACCGAGCATACAGAAGAATTCACAAATGAATCGCTACACCTCGGAGAATCTGCGCGCCAAGTTCCGCGAGTCGTTGAATATTGATCGATAAACGCTCCAAGTGTTCGTCGTTCGTTTGAACCGGCACCGGGAACTGGTCTTGTTCGTagtcaatgtttacaaacaatCTCGGTACTCGAGAAGCAGAGTACCTACCGTTTCAGCCGGTAGCTCAATTTGCGACAATTTAGCGGGGTTCTTAAATTGATGAAACGACCGCGAGTGCAGTTGCACCGAAATCAAGGTTATAACGCAGAACAGGAACGAACCGCAGCGATAGGTGAAGCGCACCGTACGCTATCGGGAACACGGTTATTCTTACGGTTATTTATCGTCCAACGTTACGGGAACAAATCGGTGACAGTGGCGGTTAACTCGTGGCCAGGAATGGCCGTTGCCGCGAGTTACGAAAATTACGGAGAAACATCGGAAGAATGTTCGCCTCGCGACCGGTATGCATATGGCCAGGAAACCGGGCAACGTTCACGGATGGTAAATGTCACCGGACGAGATTTACACGCGTAGGTCATGTGTGCTATGAATCACACACGATTACGGGAAACTTGTTTCTTCGAGTGTTCCGAGAAGGCTACCTACCCAGTCCTCTCTGATCTCGGATACTCGTTCGTTACGTATTCATTCACCGTAGAGTTGCGTGCGTTTCGGATCTTCTTCCCGTAGCTTTCCAGAGCCAGAGATCCTTTTGTTGCACAATTATCCGAAACGGGTATCTCGACGTCAGATACCATTTCCCATGCGAGTGCATACGCTTATCGTTGATCATTTGCTCGGAAGAGGCTAATCTATTTCAATTTAGTTCGTCGAGTTtaccttttctcttttttctctcttcttttttttcttcccctctACTTCCTCGTTGTACTTGCAAACGTACGCCGACGTTCCCTCGTATTTTATTTGTCACGATTCCGTTAACGTTCCACCGAATTCCTATTTACTCGATTTTTCCTCACCGTTGCGCGATACTTGTTCTTTCCGGATTTCTTCGCGTCAACTTGTCGAGTCTTGAGGATATTTTCGACATCGAGTCCTGCTTTTCGAGTTCCATCGACTCGaatcatttttgtaatttacCGCGCGACGAGCTTGCACGGTGAGTTATTCGAAAGAACAATTTCTACGAATTAGTTGGAATTCTTTTAAGGTCGAACACAGAAGTTCGCGGATACATTTCGTTACGCGAAACTGATTTTTTGCGCGTTTCTTTGCATTGCCTTGTCGAGTCTCGAGGATATTTTCGACGTCGAATAGTGCCTTTCGAATGTTATcgattcgaatcatttttgCGAGTTACtcgaaagaaacatttctaCGAATTATTTCGAATTCTTTTAGGGTCGAACGCAGAAGTTCGCGGATAAGTTGAGAATGGATTTGTTGCGTTCTATCGCGTGCTTGGACTACAATGAACCAGAGATTCTTCCACGGAGCGTTAAAACTGTGCGTTCTTTCGAATATTACTTTTAAACTCCAATGAATTTTAATGATCTTGCGAGCTGTAGTACGCCATCCGGCATGCAAACTCGGAATACGGTACCTTATTTCGAGTAATCGAGGCGTTGCATCAATTTATCAGAACTTCGatgttaaatattgtaaaatataggAGAAGCAGAGCTAGGTGAATACTAACGAGCATTTATTTAACAAAACGTAAGATTATCCAAGAAGTATGCGTACACACGTGAAACAATACGCGATCTTATCAATCGTTCCATAGCATTTTATCAATTAGTTCAATGCACGCAGATTCGTGTAATGGACAAAATTGTATGCGCAAACGCATTCTTGATTCTTGTCGTTCAAGGTTGCTCGAAGATCAACgcgcgaaactcgatcgaatttgTAAATTGATCGACGACGATATCACGGTGCCGAAAATAATCGTATGTTGTTCCGACTGCAACATCTCGATGACCTCGAAACCGCGAAAACAATGACCGTGAAGGAAAAACGTCGTTCGTCGTAATATTTGTTCTCCGGACGGGAATAATTCCGTCCTCgcatatttttcgtattcgaaaaGAGCAATGAAAACATTAAGAGGATAAAGCGgtgattcttaaaaatatatgtaaatcgaaatggaaattacactctattctttttctctctgtttaacatttatcgttcgtttttgcgaaacgtttcaaaaatcGTCCTTAGTTCTTCTCGGTAAATAATTGCCTTCTCGGCGAATCGATGAGCGTTGATACGACGCGACGATAAATAAAAGTAACGCCGCGCAATTAACAAGGATATCTCTTTCACGCGGAAAACCCAACACGCGAAACCCGTGGAACGTTCGCGCGCAAATTTCgataagcgtagaaacgaaataaaaataatcacaCGAATCAATCAAAAGCGGAAAATAATTCTCGGAACGTTCGTTTTTTCTCTGTAATTTTCGCGTCACTTCGATCATTGTTTAACATCGTTGGGGTACACGCTGCGGGATACGCGCGTaacgaaatcgaaatatttcgtCGTTGGTCGGCGAGGCGACGCGTCGTTTTCTCGCATAAGAAACAATTACGCTTATAGGCTTTCAGCGGGATACGACGCGGCACCGATTCAACGACATCGCATAGACTCCGAAACACAAAGTGTCTGAATACTCCTTTCGGGGACACCGCAACAGCACTTCGCACTTTAAATGTTGCGCCTCGTTCAGATTAGCTCGCTTCCTCGAGTTAAGTTGCCGTTTCCCGAGTACGAAAGTCAATGGAATAATTGAAGTCTTGTGTTTTATAGAAAGTTGCGTCGCCCTCGGTAATCCAACGGGGGTCAACGATATCACGCCGCTGCGAATCGAATTATCGACAGAGACGTGTACCGCGAGACCTCCCGACGAGGAAGACGAAAGACGAACAAATAATTCATTGTTTCGATCCTGCGGACGATCACGTTCGGTACGAATATCTTCTTGGCGGTGAAATCCTTCGAGGAACGGAATGTCGAGGTCGCGGCTACTCGACACCCCGAGcaataattaaaaaacattCGTGATCCCACCGTTCGATTCGCGATACAAATCCGTTCACCGAGACGATTTTTCGctggaaaatttttcgaaacgttaccAAATTGTTCCCGAAAACGACGAATACGGAACAATATTAACGTTTGTCGTACACGTTGTTACGATTGTTACTCGTTGAATGAAAATCAATTTACACGTTCGCCGTGGAACATTGCCGAAAGGCTTATTTTATCGGGTCCTCGCGTCGGttgaacaaataaaaagaaaggaagaagaaaaagaaaaaggaaaagagaaaaattgcCGATGATGGACAACAAAGTTTTTATCGGTGTGTGGAACGAAGTTGAGCAGTTTAGTCTGGAAAGGAAACTCCCAAGCGCCGCTAATAATATTTCCAGCGAAACTTCCTTCGAACATCTTTCGCGTGTTCGTTATACTTGATTGATAAAACGGGGATAAATATTGGTGTCGCTTGATCGGATTTATTCTCGGCACGGATTATTCTTCGATCGCGAGACACGCAACGTGGTGTGTACGATACGGTGAAATAGAATCGGACGCGTTCGAACGTGTGCACAATTTTCGTTGTTCCGTGGTAAATAAAAGTCTCTCGACGAAGCACGGTTTCGTCCAAGTGCGAGCCGAATCGACGGAACGAAGCACGGTACTTAAAATAACGCAAGTTCCACTTATAATCATTATATATTCGTATCGATTTCCATAAAGCCTTCTCCGCTGCACCGTTCGTTGCACTCTACGATTCCCTGCAGTTGGCAATTGCAACGACTCGATGCACTGCGGTATAAATTCAATAGGGATACTCTACGCGCGTAGCTCGACTGGTGGGTACTCGTGGCCGATGGTGTTTCGCGTTTTTAGACGCGGATCAATTTTTAGTTCGTCATTGGAACACGTCTGAGCGAACCGTGAAACAGAGGTTAACCTAACGCAGAGGGGAAGGAAAAATCGCGACGGTGGAAATAAATAACGGGATTGCGTTTTTATCGACGGTAGACGGAATCGAAAGACGGGGCGTGGGGAAACGTTATCGTCCGTTTAATTGACAGCTATTAATTCAAGTGGTTGCGTCAATAGTTATGGCTCCGAGCACGCTAAGAGGTTCATCCTAATATTGGCGCACGCTACTGTCACCGAGGACCCTGTATCGCCTCTGTGTGCGCGTATCCCTTGTATACCGGCATCCTCTGGCTACGTCGATGCTTTACCATAATTACTATAATTACCCAGTGTCCAGAACCAGCCGCTCCGAGTTGGAACGACCGAATTGATAAGCGTCCCAATTAAGCGTCTCGCCACGTACCGGAATAAAGTTTAACAAATCTCGCAAAATCGGCGTACGTGTCGCACGgtattcgaacgaaatcgaatacACCTCGTATTCTTCCGTATTCCGTTAAATTGTTAAAAGAACAAATTCAACGGCTATCTTTCCATCGCGCTGGATTGGATGGAAATTGCCAGTCGTATCGGGCGAGATGTTTTAATCGACTCTCGCAAGGTTCGCGACGAAAAAGTCTGCAAACTTTACgcgccgattttaacgaaacttttcacaaatatttatcgattcaaCTAGTAACCTACGGTGTGTTTCGTTGTTGGTAATTATCGACTTTAAGGAAGAAACCACCCCCTTGTGTCGGAGTCGTTTCACTTGTGTTCGCGTAATTCTCAAATTTCGatggatgaatattttaaataaaagtgtaccgcttttcgaaagtctgtaagTTAGGGGAAGAAAATTTCGAGTATCCTCGATTCGTTAAAATGAATCTTATTCATTGTAGAAGTACACGGGAAAAACGCAACTTGCTACCTTTGGAAAATCGTCCGTACGCGAACAACGCTACAGTTTTGATAATTTCGTTGCACAGGATTcgatcaacgaataaataaaaaataatttcccttAGGTTGATGCACGAGTTCGGAGTATCCGCGTACGTATGTTTTATGGTGATTCAACACCTGTCGGAGAAATAATGTTCGGTGAAAAATGGTGTATCGTAAACAATTCTCTTCGTCGAGAATTCGAACCGTTACGGTGGTGGTTGAAAATCACTTAAATTCTATAGTCGGGGGTAAAATCGATTGGCCACTTTCCCGATTGTAAATTACCCCCAGGTCCGATTCCCGCTTTTACACCACGGTATCTTACCTCTCCGTTTGTGTAACGGAAAGCGTGTACCATCGGATCGGTGCAAAGAGACGAGAAATAAGATAGCGAGGGTAACCAAACGATATAGCGAGGATAAACTCCTCGCCAGCGGCCATGAACAGTCGGTTGGTTCTGATCCGACTACGTGGAACGAAACAAGATACAGTACCGCGCGGAAAGAAAATTACTCGTATACGCGTATTAATCTTCGAGCAACAATACACCGTATTATTTTCATCCCTACCGTAAAGATCCACCGTTTAAGGGTAAAACGAAGTTCGATGCGATCTCTAAAAACGACGATCAGTATTTTATACTTTGCGATCCTCCGTGTCTCCTCTCTTCCCAATCGCAAACTTTCCCTTTCGAGTAGTTTATAACGCCCCGTTTACATGCAACGCAAACATCGACGGTTTAAGGGTAGAATACAGTTCGATGTGATCTCTAAAAACGATGATTAGTATTTTATACTTTGCGATCCTCCGTGTCTCCCCTCTTCCCAATCGCAAACTTTCTCTTTTAAGTAGTTTGTAACACCCCGTTTACATGCAACGCAACGCAAACATCGACGGTTTAAGGGTAGAATACGGTTCGATGTGATCTCTAAAAACGATGATCAGTATTTTATACTTTGCGGTCCTCCGCGTTCCCTCTCTTCCCAATCGCGCACTTTCCCTTTCGAGTAGTTTATAACGCCCCGTTTACGTGCAACGCAAACATCGACAATTTAAACGCAGAAGAAAATTCGACGTAATCTGTAATAACAGTTGACGACTAGTATTTTATAGTTTGCGATCCTCCGCGTTCCCTTTCTTCCCAATTGCGCACTTTCCCTTTCGAGTAGTTCGTAACGCCCCGTTTACATGCAACGTAAACATCGACGGTTGAAACGTGGAACGAAGTTCGCCGCGATCTCTGAAAACGAGCCACGGTAAAtgacttatactttatactttgtttACACTGGTGGTCCCCCGCGCGTTCTCTCTCGCGCAATCGCAGACTTCCTCTTTTAAGTAGTTTATGGCGGCCGTTTACGTGCAACAACCCCACGGCCAGTAAATCTCTCGTTGTCTGTCCGGAACGTTACGAACACCGCGCGATGGACGTTCGATGGTAGT
This window of the Ptiloglossa arizonensis isolate GNS036 chromosome 13, iyPtiAriz1_principal, whole genome shotgun sequence genome carries:
- the LOC143154073 gene encoding uncharacterized protein LOC143154073 — encoded protein: MDLLRSIACLDYNEPEILPRSVKTKVASPSVIQRGSTISRRCESNYRQRRVPRDLPTRKTKDEQIIHCFDPADDHVRYEYLLGGEILRGTECRGRGYSTPRAIIKKHS